A region from the Bacillus sp. (in: firmicutes) genome encodes:
- a CDS encoding haloacid dehalogenase-like hydrolase: MKRLLDCTATDFFKMDGKELKHSILASEGRVIVSEVITSVSPLYPSVSNPELAAAFGADLLLLNGFDVYSPSIQGLGEEGDSVVGRLKHLIGRPIGVNLEPVDPTVSSVETLTTLPEGRIATDRSLNQVKRLGFDFVCLTGNPKTGVSNEAIIQAISQARNILGENGLIIAGKMHGAGVVNETGSEIVSTKIIDSFIAAGADVIILPAPGTVPGITVEKVQHWVNFAHQKKSLVMLTIGTSQEGADEQTIRQIALMGKMTGADIFHIGDAGFHGIAVPENIMTYSIAIRGKRHTFIRMASSPLR, from the coding sequence ATGAAACGTCTACTCGATTGTACTGCTACAGACTTTTTTAAAATGGATGGGAAAGAGCTCAAGCATTCTATTTTAGCTTCGGAAGGTAGAGTCATTGTTTCGGAAGTTATTACTAGTGTATCTCCATTATATCCTTCTGTATCTAATCCGGAGCTAGCTGCTGCATTTGGAGCCGACCTCTTGTTATTAAATGGTTTTGATGTGTATTCCCCTAGTATACAAGGCTTAGGTGAAGAAGGTGACAGTGTTGTGGGAAGGCTTAAACACTTAATCGGTCGTCCCATAGGTGTGAACTTGGAGCCTGTCGATCCAACCGTTTCTTCGGTAGAAACTTTGACCACGCTTCCAGAAGGTAGAATAGCTACAGATCGTTCCTTAAATCAAGTAAAACGATTGGGTTTTGACTTTGTTTGTTTAACAGGAAACCCGAAGACTGGGGTATCGAATGAAGCAATTATTCAAGCCATTTCACAAGCAAGAAATATTCTTGGAGAAAATGGGTTAATTATTGCTGGAAAAATGCATGGAGCTGGAGTAGTTAATGAGACTGGAAGCGAAATTGTTTCTACCAAAATCATTGACAGTTTTATAGCAGCAGGGGCTGATGTTATTATTCTACCAGCTCCAGGAACAGTGCCGGGAATAACGGTGGAAAAGGTTCAACATTGGGTCAATTTTGCTCATCAGAAAAAGAGTTTAGTAATGCTTACCATTGGAACGAGTCAAGAAGGAGCAGATGAACAAACGATAAGACAAATCGCATTAATGGGAAAAATGACAGGAGCTGATATTTTTCATATTGGGGACGCAGGTTTTCACGGAATCGCTGTACCGGAAAATATTATGACTTATTCGATTGCCATTCGTGGAAAACGACATACCTTTATTCGTATGGCTTCCTCTCCCCTACGATGA
- a CDS encoding ABC transporter ATP-binding protein, whose translation MVRLYTNDLSVSYDERLIVKNLSIQIPDKKITTIIGSNGCGKSTLLKALTRIIPHQSGTVVLDGKQISTENTKILARKMAILPQTPESPSGLTVGELVSYGRFPYQKGFGRLTKKDYEVIDWALDVTGTVDFKYRPVDSLSGGQRQRVWIAMALAQETEYIFLDEPTTYLDMAHQLEVLELLQQLNKEQGRTIIMVLHDLNHAARFADFLIAMKDGQIVKAGTCEEVINQEVLKQVFHINAVIGRDPYTNKPICITYNLLKGENKHEETYDAIPTLIGASH comes from the coding sequence ATGGTACGCCTATACACAAATGACCTGAGTGTTAGTTATGATGAACGGTTAATCGTAAAAAATTTGAGTATACAAATTCCCGATAAAAAAATCACCACCATTATTGGCTCTAACGGGTGTGGGAAGTCAACATTACTCAAAGCACTTACCCGTATCATTCCCCACCAATCAGGTACCGTCGTCTTAGATGGTAAACAAATATCGACAGAAAACACGAAAATACTCGCCCGAAAAATGGCGATTCTTCCCCAAACACCAGAAAGCCCAAGTGGCTTAACTGTCGGAGAATTAGTATCTTATGGCCGTTTCCCTTACCAAAAAGGATTTGGCCGTTTAACAAAAAAAGATTATGAAGTGATCGACTGGGCACTGGATGTCACAGGAACGGTGGACTTTAAATATCGTCCTGTCGATTCGCTTTCCGGTGGTCAGCGTCAACGCGTTTGGATTGCTATGGCTCTTGCCCAAGAAACAGAATATATATTTCTCGATGAACCGACCACCTATTTAGATATGGCCCATCAACTGGAAGTGTTGGAGCTTCTTCAACAATTAAATAAAGAGCAAGGACGAACGATTATCATGGTTCTACATGATTTAAACCATGCCGCTCGCTTTGCTGATTTTTTAATTGCCATGAAAGATGGCCAAATTGTAAAAGCGGGAACTTGTGAAGAAGTAATAAACCAAGAGGTATTAAAACAAGTATTCCACATTAATGCGGTCATCGGTCGCGATCCGTATACAAATAAACCAATATGTATTACCTACAATCTATTAAAAGGAGAGAATAAACATGAAGAAACTTATGATGCCATTCCTACTCTT
- a CDS encoding O-acetylhomoserine aminocarboxypropyltransferase/cysteine synthase codes for MSNHNYELETILLHGGQEPDPVTGARAVPVYHTTSYVFRDTEHAQNLFALKEAGNIYTRIGNPTVDVFEKRIAQLEGGAAAVALSSGMAAITLAILNVAHAGDEIVAASNLYGGTYNLFAVTLPKYGINVKFVDPTDPDHFRQAITEKTKAIFAETIGNPSLHVLDIETVAKIAHDHHLPLIIDNTFATPYVCRPIEWGADIVIHSATKWIGGHGRAIGGVVVDSGKFDWNHEKFPGFTEPDRSYHGLRYAVDVKDAPFAVKLRVQLLRDFGSCLSPENAFIFLQGLETLHLRIPKHNENAQKIVEFLQDHPSVEWVTYPGLPNHPSHALAKKYLANGFGSIVVFGIQGGREAGQKVIDHVQLWSHVANVGDAKSLIIHPASTTHQQLSAEELKQTGVTEELIRLSVGLESPNDLIHDLQQAIEKATKLTATEA; via the coding sequence ATGAGCAATCACAATTATGAATTGGAAACTATTTTGCTTCACGGAGGGCAGGAGCCAGATCCTGTGACTGGAGCACGGGCGGTCCCGGTCTACCATACAACATCGTATGTGTTTCGGGATACGGAACATGCGCAAAACTTATTTGCCTTAAAAGAAGCGGGGAATATTTACACCCGCATTGGGAATCCAACGGTAGATGTATTTGAAAAGCGCATCGCTCAACTGGAAGGAGGAGCCGCAGCCGTTGCGTTATCATCCGGGATGGCGGCCATTACGTTAGCTATTTTAAACGTGGCGCATGCGGGAGATGAAATAGTCGCTGCCAGCAATTTATACGGCGGTACGTATAATTTATTTGCGGTGACCTTACCGAAGTATGGCATTAACGTTAAATTTGTTGACCCAACCGATCCCGATCATTTCCGGCAAGCAATTACGGAAAAAACGAAAGCAATTTTTGCCGAAACAATTGGAAATCCAAGCTTACATGTGCTTGATATTGAAACGGTCGCGAAAATAGCTCATGATCATCACCTTCCACTTATTATCGATAACACGTTTGCCACTCCATATGTCTGCCGCCCAATAGAATGGGGAGCCGATATCGTCATCCACTCCGCAACGAAATGGATTGGTGGCCATGGTCGAGCCATCGGTGGAGTGGTCGTTGATAGCGGAAAGTTTGATTGGAATCATGAAAAATTCCCGGGCTTTACCGAACCGGACCGGAGCTATCATGGGCTTCGCTATGCAGTAGACGTGAAGGATGCACCGTTTGCGGTCAAGTTACGCGTGCAACTGCTTCGTGACTTTGGTTCATGTTTAAGTCCTGAAAATGCGTTCATCTTTTTGCAAGGGCTTGAAACGTTGCACCTTCGTATACCAAAGCATAATGAAAACGCCCAAAAAATTGTGGAATTTTTACAAGATCACCCTTCGGTCGAATGGGTCACGTATCCAGGGCTTCCAAACCATCCGTCACATGCATTAGCGAAAAAATATTTAGCGAACGGATTTGGTTCCATCGTCGTTTTCGGTATTCAAGGCGGTAGAGAAGCCGGTCAAAAAGTGATTGACCACGTTCAACTTTGGTCCCATGTTGCCAATGTCGGTGATGCAAAATCGCTCATTATTCATCCTGCGTCTACAACCCATCAGCAATTAAGTGCCGAAGAATTAAAACAAACCGGTGTGACGGAAGAATTGATTCGTCTATCTGTTGGCTTAGAATCACCAAACGATTTAATTCATGATTTACAGCAAGCGATTGAAAAAGCAACGAAATTAACGGCCACCGAAGCATAA
- a CDS encoding SIS domain-containing protein has translation MIDAYFQGVTTLLKTIQTYEKDAIQKAGEKIAESISNQGIVHLFGCGHSHLVAADAYYRAGGLVPIQPIFIEELMLHQDAIQSSHIEKKNGYAEKFMRKVDVRPEDVVIVISTSGRNPVPIDVAQIALEKGAYVIAVTSLQYRNQFSSKHEHGFYLSDVANIVINNHVPIGDTLLSHPMSEVPFGPVSTIISMTIVHGMIVTAIEQLIKDGTIPPVFLSGNIEHTTEYNERLISSYQSRIKFSKR, from the coding sequence ATGATTGATGCTTATTTTCAAGGAGTAACCACTCTTTTGAAAACAATTCAAACCTATGAAAAAGACGCCATCCAAAAAGCAGGTGAGAAGATTGCTGAATCAATTAGTAATCAAGGGATTGTGCATCTCTTTGGATGTGGTCATTCACATCTTGTAGCTGCAGATGCCTATTATCGAGCGGGAGGATTAGTACCCATACAACCTATTTTTATTGAAGAGTTAATGTTACATCAGGATGCAATCCAATCATCCCATATTGAAAAAAAGAATGGATATGCAGAAAAATTCATGAGAAAAGTAGATGTTCGCCCGGAAGACGTCGTGATTGTTATTTCTACTTCAGGCCGGAATCCTGTACCGATAGATGTAGCACAAATCGCACTTGAAAAAGGTGCTTACGTCATTGCTGTAACTTCTTTACAATACAGAAATCAATTTTCTTCAAAACATGAACATGGATTCTACTTAAGTGATGTAGCGAATATAGTAATTAATAACCATGTTCCGATTGGTGATACACTCCTTTCCCATCCAATGAGCGAGGTTCCATTTGGTCCTGTGTCCACGATTATTAGTATGACAATTGTCCATGGAATGATAGTAACAGCGATTGAACAGTTAATCAAAGACGGAACCATCCCTCCTGTTTTTTTAAGTGGCAATATTGAGCATACTACCGAATATAACGAACGCTTAATCAGTTCCTATCAATCCCGTATTAAGTTTTCAAAAAGGTAG
- a CDS encoding PTS transporter subunit EIIC, with product MLSFLQRIGKALMLPIAVLPAAALLLRLGQPDLLDISFIAAAGGAIFENLALIFAIGVAVGLSKDGNGSAALAGAIGYFVLTKGTAAINEDINMAVLGGIISGIIAGLLYNRYNDIKLPEWLGFFGGKRFVPIVTSFVMLLLAGLFGFIWPLIQEGINTIGEWIVGAGAVGVGVFGFLNRLLIPIGLHHVLNSLVWFVFGEYDGVTGDLNRFFAGDPEAGIFMAGFFPVMMFGLPAAAFAMIAAAKKERRKAVAGALIGVAFTSFLTGITEPVEFLFMFLSPLLYFVHAILTGLSLSIATLLDIHHGFGFSAGAIDFFLNLSAAQKPWLLFVQGIAYGLVYFILFYFLIIKLNLQTPGREETVEGIKETGKSQYNELAISYMSALGGKDNIVQIDHCITRLRLKVKDMSQVDESALKHLGAKGVIKLNSTDLQVVVGTDVEFIADRMKAL from the coding sequence ATGTTAAGTTTTTTACAGCGAATTGGGAAGGCGCTCATGCTTCCTATTGCCGTGCTACCTGCAGCTGCTTTGCTACTTCGTCTCGGGCAACCGGATTTATTGGATATTTCCTTTATAGCAGCAGCTGGAGGGGCCATTTTCGAAAACTTGGCTTTAATTTTTGCTATTGGTGTAGCGGTAGGACTTTCTAAAGATGGAAATGGTTCTGCTGCTTTAGCAGGGGCTATTGGGTACTTTGTTTTAACAAAAGGAACGGCTGCTATTAATGAAGACATTAATATGGCGGTCCTTGGTGGAATTATTTCAGGTATTATCGCAGGTTTATTGTACAATCGCTACAACGATATAAAATTACCAGAATGGTTAGGGTTTTTTGGTGGAAAGCGATTTGTACCAATTGTTACCTCATTCGTCATGCTTCTTTTAGCTGGACTTTTCGGGTTCATTTGGCCACTAATACAAGAAGGTATCAACACTATTGGTGAGTGGATTGTTGGCGCAGGAGCCGTAGGTGTTGGGGTATTTGGTTTTCTTAACCGTTTATTAATTCCAATTGGATTGCACCATGTGTTAAATAGTTTAGTATGGTTTGTTTTTGGTGAATACGATGGAGTTACCGGAGACTTGAACCGGTTTTTTGCCGGTGATCCGGAAGCAGGTATTTTTATGGCAGGATTCTTCCCAGTTATGATGTTTGGGCTACCTGCTGCTGCCTTTGCTATGATTGCCGCAGCGAAAAAAGAGCGGAGAAAAGCTGTTGCTGGAGCTCTCATTGGGGTGGCATTTACTTCGTTTTTAACTGGAATTACAGAACCGGTTGAGTTCTTGTTTATGTTTTTATCCCCGCTTCTCTACTTCGTTCATGCAATATTAACTGGGCTATCATTGTCAATTGCTACGTTGTTAGATATTCATCACGGTTTTGGTTTTTCAGCAGGAGCTATCGATTTCTTCTTAAACTTAAGCGCTGCACAAAAACCTTGGTTGTTATTTGTACAAGGGATTGCATACGGATTAGTGTATTTTATCCTTTTCTACTTCTTAATTATTAAACTCAATTTACAAACACCAGGACGAGAAGAAACAGTAGAAGGAATAAAAGAAACTGGAAAATCTCAATATAACGAACTAGCAATCTCCTATATGTCGGCATTAGGTGGGAAGGACAACATCGTTCAAATTGATCATTGTATTACTCGTTTACGTTTGAAGGTAAAGGATATGTCACAAGTTGATGAAAGCGCTCTCAAACATTTAGGAGCAAAAGGTGTGATCAAATTAAACAGTACCGATCTCCAAGTGGTAGTGGGAACAGACGTTGAGTTTATTGCTGATCGAATGAAAGCATTATAA
- the nagA gene encoding N-acetylglucosamine-6-phosphate deacetylase — MMRTILINGSVYAEQQTYSPGYVVIDGITILEVGPMSTCPTFPNANVIELLPTDRVVPGFIDLHIHGVAGADTMDGTTEALRTMATILPQEGTTSFLATTMTAPKSLIEHAVRNVALYMETSNQPGEAEILGIHLEGPFISPKRAGAQNQEYIIDPDISLFHKWQQDANGFIRLVTLAPELPGGIELVKYLKKHGVVASIGHSDAIYDEVVHAIQAGISHGTHLFNGMRGLHHREPGVAGAVLMHDEIKTEIIVDGIHVSPPMVRFAYRNKGKEGLMLITDAMRAKCMKPGIYELGGQEVTVKEKQATLADGTLAGSILKMKDAIQNIQTYTQCSLRDVIQMSSWNPASQLNILNRKGSLKKGKDADIVVLDCEGEVAMTFCRGKLAYTRREGLDETN; from the coding sequence ATAATGCGAACGATACTTATTAATGGAAGCGTTTACGCAGAACAACAAACGTATTCGCCTGGATATGTGGTAATAGATGGAATAACAATTCTTGAAGTTGGTCCAATGTCTACATGTCCAACATTTCCAAATGCGAATGTCATTGAGCTTTTACCAACAGATCGTGTTGTTCCTGGTTTTATAGATCTTCATATCCATGGTGTAGCAGGTGCAGATACAATGGATGGAACTACTGAAGCACTTCGTACAATGGCGACCATATTACCTCAAGAAGGAACGACTTCTTTTTTAGCAACGACAATGACGGCCCCGAAATCTTTAATTGAACACGCTGTTCGAAACGTAGCACTATACATGGAAACGAGCAATCAACCAGGGGAAGCGGAAATATTAGGAATTCATTTGGAAGGTCCGTTTATATCACCGAAACGGGCCGGAGCACAAAATCAGGAATATATCATCGATCCAGATATTTCATTGTTCCATAAATGGCAGCAAGACGCTAATGGCTTTATTCGTTTAGTGACGTTAGCACCCGAATTACCTGGAGGAATTGAACTTGTAAAGTACTTAAAAAAACATGGTGTCGTTGCCTCCATTGGCCATTCGGATGCGATTTATGATGAAGTGGTTCACGCCATTCAGGCTGGGATTTCGCATGGGACTCACCTTTTTAATGGCATGAGAGGTTTGCACCACCGTGAACCAGGGGTTGCTGGAGCCGTATTGATGCATGATGAAATCAAAACAGAAATTATTGTCGATGGTATTCACGTTAGTCCACCAATGGTACGGTTTGCCTATCGAAATAAAGGGAAAGAAGGATTGATGCTCATTACGGATGCGATGCGTGCAAAGTGCATGAAACCTGGTATATACGAATTAGGTGGACAAGAAGTAACTGTGAAAGAAAAACAAGCAACCTTAGCTGATGGTACGTTGGCAGGAAGTATTTTGAAAATGAAAGATGCAATTCAAAATATACAAACATATACACAATGTTCGTTACGTGACGTCATTCAGATGTCCTCATGGAATCCAGCTTCTCAATTAAATATTTTGAATCGGAAAGGAAGCTTGAAGAAAGGGAAGGATGCAGACATTGTTGTATTGGATTGTGAAGGAGAAGTCGCGATGACTTTCTGTCGGGGTAAATTAGCATACACAAGAAGGGAGGGTTTAGATGAAACTAATTAA
- the nagB gene encoding glucosamine-6-phosphate deaminase, whose product MKLIKVKDYKEMSVKAAVLILKQIHEKPNAVLGLATGSTMLGTYKELVSDFRKQRTSYKQVKTFNLDEYVGLPPSNRNSYHFYMKYHLFRHLDISIAATYIPNGMAADLEQECFQYEQCIQTVGGIDLQLLGIGINGHIGFNEPGTPFLSRTHVVQLDECTRKANARFFSSIEDVPTKAITMGITTIMESRRIILLVSGVKKATILSQLLESDIDEMLPASVLKNHPDVTILADEAACSKLSQSSRKVYVI is encoded by the coding sequence ATGAAACTAATTAAAGTGAAAGATTATAAAGAAATGAGTGTAAAAGCTGCAGTACTTATCTTGAAACAGATTCATGAAAAACCAAATGCGGTATTAGGGTTGGCTACAGGTAGTACCATGCTTGGAACGTATAAGGAACTTGTTTCCGATTTCCGGAAACAGCGGACTTCTTATAAACAAGTAAAAACGTTCAATTTGGATGAATATGTCGGTCTACCACCTAGTAATCGTAATAGTTATCACTTTTACATGAAATATCATTTGTTTCGCCATCTAGATATATCAATAGCTGCTACATATATACCCAATGGAATGGCGGCAGACTTAGAACAAGAATGTTTCCAGTATGAACAGTGTATCCAAACAGTAGGGGGCATTGATCTTCAATTACTAGGTATAGGAATCAATGGGCATATCGGATTTAACGAACCAGGTACCCCCTTTCTATCAAGGACGCATGTCGTACAACTGGATGAATGTACTCGAAAAGCTAATGCTCGCTTTTTTTCAAGTATTGAGGATGTTCCTACGAAAGCAATTACGATGGGAATTACGACGATTATGGAAAGTCGTCGAATCATTCTATTAGTTTCTGGTGTAAAAAAGGCAACGATTCTGTCACAACTTTTAGAAAGTGACATAGATGAAATGCTTCCAGCATCAGTGCTAAAAAATCATCCTGATGTCACTATTTTGGCGGATGAAGCAGCTTGCTCAAAGTTATCTCAATCTTCAAGAAAGGTGTATGTTATATGA
- a CDS encoding GntR family transcriptional regulator gives MINKNSPLPIYYQLEQMIKEWIEKKKIQPGESIPSERELAEQFDISRMTVRQAINNLVNDGYLVRKRGKGTFVAEQKIEQVLKGLTSFSEDMRVRGMEPGTKLLRFSVIKASSSLAQQLNIPELDEVYEIQRIRLADHIPMALETCYLPCSRVPQLTKEVVKGSLYEWIEQKAGLIIHTGVQELEASVARKVEADLLEIKEGAPVLFIQRKSLLENGKPLEIVKSVYRGDRYKFIVEMNRL, from the coding sequence ATGATCAACAAAAATTCACCACTTCCAATCTACTATCAATTGGAGCAAATGATTAAGGAATGGATTGAAAAGAAAAAAATACAGCCAGGGGAGTCGATTCCGTCTGAAAGAGAGTTGGCAGAGCAATTTGATATAAGTCGCATGACTGTTCGACAGGCAATAAATAATTTGGTGAACGATGGTTATTTAGTTCGAAAACGCGGAAAAGGAACATTTGTTGCTGAACAAAAAATTGAACAGGTGTTAAAAGGATTAACAAGCTTTTCAGAAGATATGCGTGTAAGAGGGATGGAGCCAGGTACTAAACTATTAAGATTTAGTGTCATTAAGGCTTCTTCATCGCTGGCTCAACAATTAAACATACCTGAATTGGATGAAGTGTATGAAATTCAACGAATCCGTTTAGCTGATCACATCCCGATGGCGTTGGAGACGTGCTATCTTCCTTGTTCACGGGTTCCACAATTAACGAAAGAAGTGGTTAAAGGTTCGCTATACGAATGGATTGAACAAAAGGCTGGGTTAATAATCCATACAGGTGTTCAAGAATTAGAAGCTTCGGTTGCTAGAAAGGTAGAAGCGGATTTACTAGAGATTAAGGAAGGTGCACCAGTTTTGTTTATTCAACGTAAAAGTTTATTAGAAAACGGTAAACCTCTCGAAATTGTCAAATCGGTGTATCGGGGAGACCGTTATAAGTTCATTGTTGAGATGAATCGATTGTAA
- a CDS encoding NAD(P)/FAD-dependent oxidoreductase, with the protein MEKEELYDVTIIGGGPAGLYATFYSGLREMKTKLIEYQPLLGGKIHAYPEKMIWDVGGHAPITGEKLIEQLVKQGLTFHPTVVLNEKIESIKRKDDGIFVLRAASGQQHVSKTVIVAIGSGILKPKKLEIEGAERFEVSNLHYTVKSLKRFKDKVVIISGGGNSAIDWANELEPIAKKVYVTYRKEVLKGHESQVSQLLNSSVTCFFHTSITKLIASKNREVIERVELTNSETGEVIYLPIDEVIINHGYERDATLLENSELNIKLADNYFIAGNAHGESSVPGLYAVGDILKYDGKLHLIAGAFQDAANAVNKAKQYIQPDADKVAMVSSHNEVFKTRNKELVREMMK; encoded by the coding sequence ATGGAAAAGGAAGAATTATATGATGTGACGATTATCGGCGGGGGACCAGCTGGTCTTTACGCGACTTTTTATAGCGGACTTCGAGAAATGAAAACGAAGTTAATTGAATATCAACCATTACTTGGTGGTAAAATCCATGCCTATCCAGAAAAGATGATTTGGGATGTAGGAGGGCATGCACCAATTACAGGAGAAAAATTAATTGAACAGTTAGTCAAACAAGGTTTAACTTTTCATCCGACCGTCGTATTGAATGAAAAAATTGAGTCCATCAAACGAAAAGATGACGGGATATTTGTTTTACGAGCTGCCTCTGGACAACAACATGTTTCGAAAACAGTGATTGTGGCGATTGGTAGTGGGATACTTAAACCTAAAAAGCTAGAAATCGAAGGTGCTGAGAGATTTGAAGTATCTAATTTGCATTACACCGTCAAATCTTTAAAAAGGTTTAAAGACAAGGTTGTGATCATCTCGGGAGGAGGAAATTCAGCCATCGATTGGGCCAATGAATTAGAGCCAATCGCCAAAAAAGTATATGTTACCTATCGGAAAGAGGTCTTAAAAGGTCATGAATCACAAGTTTCCCAATTATTAAACAGCTCAGTTACTTGCTTCTTTCATACGTCAATTACCAAACTAATAGCAAGTAAGAATCGTGAAGTAATCGAACGTGTGGAATTGACCAATAGTGAAACTGGAGAAGTAATCTATTTACCGATTGATGAAGTGATTATTAATCATGGGTATGAACGTGATGCTACCCTACTTGAGAATAGTGAGTTAAATATTAAGTTAGCTGATAATTACTTTATTGCAGGCAATGCACATGGCGAATCTTCCGTTCCTGGCCTTTACGCAGTTGGAGACATTTTGAAATACGATGGGAAATTACATTTAATCGCAGGTGCTTTTCAGGATGCGGCTAATGCTGTAAACAAAGCGAAACAATATATTCAGCCTGATGCTGACAAGGTTGCTATGGTTTCTTCGCATAATGAGGTTTTTAAGACAAGAAATAAGGAGTTAGTAAGAGAGATGATGAAGTAA
- a CDS encoding homoserine O-acetyltransferase, protein MRGNLSVSKTTPQTSREVGKVSIGNLRLESGYVLPDVALAYERCGNRSGPSIVVCHALTGNQFAVGTEDEPGWWSGLIGSGKAVDTDVYQVITFNVLGGCQGSTGPTSLSPDGSVYRMKFPRITVRDMVHAQKMGLDQLGIHHVQAVIGGSLGGMQVFEWGVMYPTFMDQLFILAATPYLSDYGIAFNRIGIAAIENDPHWKNGNYLHSSEVKGFHIARMAGLVTYRSDDLFNGRFERQMNQSTDFPYYEVESYLLYQGEKLANRFDVNSYLYLLHAMNSHDIGRGRGGWKKVASTYEAEVIGVAFQHDLIYSADVLKRFTEIVPNGTFYYVETPFGHDGFLTEFNRWDDIIRTHLKPKKQAQAR, encoded by the coding sequence ATGCGAGGGAACTTATCTGTGAGTAAAACAACTCCACAAACATCTAGGGAAGTCGGAAAGGTGTCAATCGGTAATTTACGGTTAGAGTCCGGTTATGTTCTTCCTGACGTTGCCTTAGCGTATGAGCGATGCGGGAATAGGAGCGGCCCTTCCATTGTCGTTTGTCATGCGTTAACGGGGAACCAGTTTGCCGTCGGAACGGAAGATGAACCAGGGTGGTGGAGCGGACTGATTGGAAGCGGAAAAGCGGTCGATACTGATGTTTATCAAGTCATTACGTTTAATGTGCTTGGTGGCTGCCAAGGGTCGACCGGACCGACAAGTCTATCACCTGACGGGTCTGTGTATCGTATGAAATTTCCACGCATTACGGTTCGTGACATGGTTCATGCTCAAAAAATGGGGCTCGACCAATTAGGAATTCACCATGTTCAAGCGGTGATTGGCGGTTCGTTAGGCGGTATGCAAGTGTTTGAATGGGGAGTGATGTATCCGACTTTTATGGACCAACTCTTTATTTTAGCAGCGACTCCATATTTAAGTGACTACGGAATTGCGTTTAATCGGATTGGCATCGCCGCCATCGAAAACGATCCACATTGGAAAAACGGAAATTATCTCCATTCGTCCGAAGTGAAAGGGTTTCACATTGCAAGGATGGCAGGTCTAGTGACGTATCGAAGCGATGACCTTTTTAATGGACGATTTGAACGCCAAATGAACCAATCGACCGATTTTCCGTATTATGAAGTCGAATCGTATCTCCTATACCAAGGGGAGAAGCTTGCCAACCGGTTTGACGTAAATAGCTACCTCTATTTATTACATGCAATGAATAGCCATGATATTGGTCGAGGTCGTGGCGGGTGGAAAAAAGTCGCCTCAACCTATGAAGCAGAAGTAATTGGTGTTGCGTTTCAGCACGATCTCATTTACTCAGCTGATGTGTTAAAACGTTTTACGGAAATCGTTCCGAACGGTACATTTTATTATGTCGAAACACCATTCGGTCATGACGGCTTTTTAACCGAATTTAATCGATGGGATGACATCATCCGCACCCATCTGAAACCGAAAAAACAGGCCCAAGCACGTTAA